One genomic region from Diabrotica undecimpunctata isolate CICGRU chromosome 9, icDiaUnde3, whole genome shotgun sequence encodes:
- the LOC140450915 gene encoding uncharacterized protein, producing the protein MSNSDTTVPRLFQFHSLDIPARINKVRRFKLCLNCLHSGHQQATCKYGECKKCNQKHHTLLHEFIENPLNPLSQYNDQVVASQSSPQTLSNTSQNLQILLSTVVVQVGDHLGVAHNCRALLDSGAQSNFITSSLVLVLDFLGISREQVNISVVGIAHVSSKINHKCNIVINSLQSIYSFPLECLIIPQIYGQLRVCQIDASSLPIPANIRLSDPNFHTPSEVNILISTSIFWDLLCVGQVKLGPEKPILQKTRLGWIISGPLINTRVNSQQSTICGLSHNIETDGLSRFWEIVECSGTKLQSPEELLCEEHFKSTFRRNLDGRFIVSIPFKSQVDSLGESRSIAQRRFYSLEKRLLNDPIMKEQYIAFMEEYLSLGHMSRVTDCTLPVHSYYFPHHGVMKQDSLTTKLRVVFDGSCPSSSGHSLNDLQMVGPVMQNDLISILLRFRRYPFVVSADIAKMYRQILIDDTQRCLQRILWRNHPKDPLHSYELNTDTYGSTSSSYLATRCLYQLSLEHSDTFPQASKIIAEDFYVDDLLTSSDSLEDLILNCKQVSEILSKGCFPLRKWTSNNSSFLKSIQESISLDTPFLFGANENTKTLGLQWCPSLDSLSYSIDSNVTPKIITKRSILSGIAQIFDPLGLLSPSIIKVKILMQLLWLEKLDWDKGVPLHIQSEWLSFRDQLHELNKLQIQRNVVLPNSVLIEMHGFCDASEVAYGAAIYIRSVDKKGNIFINLLCAKSKVALVKKLSVSRLELSGALILSRLSKMVYFFEYSVQ; encoded by the exons ATGTCAAATTCTGACACAACAGTACCAAGGCTCTT TCAATTTCATTCATTAGACATTCCTGCCCGTATCAATAAAGTACGTAGATTTAAATTATGCTTGAATTGTCTGCATTCTGGACATCAACAAGCTACGTGCAAATATGGCGAATGTAAGAAATGTAACCAGAAACATCATACTCTTCTCCATGAATTTATTGAAAATCCACTAAATCCATTGTCTCAGTATAATGATCAAGTAGTTGCTTCTCAGAGTAGCCCTCAGACACTTTCTAATACTTCTCAAAATCTACAAATCCTTCTATCAACGGTTGTTGTCCAAGTTGGTGACCATTTAGGGGTTGCTCATAATTGTagagctcttttagatagtggagCTCAATCTAATTTTATCACATcaagtttagttttagttttagaTTTCCTGGGTATTTCAAGGGAGCAGGTTAACATTTCTGTAGTGGGTATCGCTcatgtttcttctaaaataaatcACAAATGCAATATTGTTATTAACTCTTTACAGTCTATATATTCTTTCCCCCTAGAGTGTTTAATCATTCCACAAATATATGGACAACTTCGAGTTTGTCAAATTGATGCATCTTCGTTGCCCATACCTGCAAATATTCgtttatcagacccaaattttcATACTCCTTCGGAAGTAAATATTCTGATCAGTACTAGTATTTTTTGGGACCTGCTATGTGTGGGTCAGGTCAAGTTAGGTCCTGAAAAACCCATACTTCAGAAAACTAGATTAGGGTGGATCATTTCTGGTCCTTTAATAAATACCAGGGTGAATAGTCAGCAATCTACCATATGTGGATTATCACACAATATCGAAACTGACGGCCTTTCTAGGTTTTGGGAGATTGTGGAGTGCTCAGGTACTAAACTTCAGTCTCCAGAAGAGTTATTGTGCGAGGAGCACTTCAAATCAACCTTTAGGAGAAATTTGGATGGTCGGTTCATTGTGTCCATTCCTTTTAAGTCACAGGTTGACTCTTTGGGAGAATCCAGATCAATAGCTCAAAGAAGATTCTATAGTTTAGAAAAAAGGCTTCTTAATGATCCTATCATGAAGGAGCAGTATATTGCATTTATGGAGGAATACTTGTCTTTAGGCCACATGTCAAGAGTTACTGATTGTACTTTGCCAGTACATAGTTATTACTTTCCTCATCACGGGGTGATGAAGCAGGACAGTCTCACTACAAAACTCAGAGTAGTGTTCGATGGTTCCTGTCCGTCATCATCTGGTCATTCGCTCAACGATCTTCAGATGGTAGGTCCCGTCATGCAGAATGATTTAATATCTATCCTGTTGAGATTTAGAAGGTATCCATTTGTTGTATCTGCGGACATTGCCAAAATGTACCGCCAAATTCTTATTGATGATACTCAACGGTGTCTCCAAAGAATCTTATGGAGAAATCATCCGAAAGATCCTCTTCATTCATATGAATTAAATACAGAtacttatggctctacgtcaagtAGTTATCTAGCCACTAGATGTCTCTATCAGCTATCATTAGAGCATTCTGATACATTCCCTCAAGCTTCTAAAATCATAGCTGAAGACTTCTATGTTGACGACTTGTTAACTAGTTCTGATTCGTTAGAGGACTTAATCCTTAATTGTAAACAAGTCTCTGAAATTCTTTCAAAAGGATGCTTCCCACTTAGAAAGTGGACGTCAAACAATTCTTCATTTCTTAAGTCCATCCAGGAATCTATTTCATTAGACACTCCCTTCCTTTTTGGTGCCAATGAAAACACAAAGACACTTGGGTTACAATGGTGCCCTAGTTTAGATTCATTGTCCTATTCTATTGATTCAAATGTTACTCCCAAAATTATCACTAAAAGATCAATACTTTCTGGTATTGCTCAAATATTCGACCCTTTAGGTCTCTTAAGTCCATCAATCATTAAAGTCAAAATCCTTATGCAACTCCTTTGGTTAGAGAAGTTAGACTGGGATAAAGGAGTGCCATTGCATATTCAGTCTGAGTGGTTATCTTTCAGAGATCAGTTGCATGAGTTGAATAAATTGCAAATTCAaagaaatgtagttctccctAATTCTGTTCTTATTGAAATGCACGGATTCTGTGACGCAAGCGAAGTTGCTTATGGCGCAGCCATATATATTCGCAGTGTTGATAAAAagggtaacatttttataaatttactttGTGCTAAAAGCAAAGTAGCACTTGTAAAGAAGCTGAGCGTATCTCGCCTGGAACTTAGCGGAGCTTTGATCTTATCACGTCTttctaaaatggtttacttcTTTGAATATTCAGTTCAATAA
- the LOC140450916 gene encoding uncharacterized protein — protein sequence MGDLPTLKKIRASLKARLTSFIKFIDRDSTQGEMNEPTRAEIELRIENANSIHTQYQETQLKIESLLDAITEEEIHYRETFETSFYSVIIKAKQLLTTTSASAFSTSSPTSEPFASNHTDTTSNIKLPSIALPKFSGNIEEWLDFHDLFDSACITGSAERFIAAIPLSASNFTVTWNLLVERYSNKELLLHNHIKAIFNLKAINKEGSFSIRNLIDKFCSNLRALEALEQPVEHWDALLKYILLEKLDSAL from the exons atggGGGATTTGCCTACGTTAAAAAAGATAAGAGCATCTCTTAAAGCGCGATTAAcctcatttattaaattcattgaTAGGGACTCAACCCAAGGTGAGATGAATGAGCCAACTCGCGCTGAAATTGAATTGCGCATCGAAAACGCGAATAGTATTCATACTCAATATCAAGAAAcccaattaaaaatagaaagtttacTGGACGCAATAACTGAGGAAGAAATACATTACAGAGAAACGTTCGAAACATCATTTTATTCAGTTATAATTAAGGCAAAACAACTGTTGACAACAACCTCAGCTAGTGCCTTCAGTACATCTAGTCCTACTAGTGAACCTTTTGCATCCAATCATACAGATACAACCTCCAATATAAAACTTCCTTCTATTGCATTGCCAAAATTCAGTGGCAACATAGAAGAATGGTTAGATTTTCATGACTTATTTGATTC agCATGCATAACAGGTTCTGCTGAGAGATTCATTGCTGCTATACCTCTCTCTGCTTCTAATTTTACTGTTACATGGAATCTTTTGGTTGAGAGATATTCTAACAAGGAATTGTTGTTGCATAACCATATTAAAGCCATCTTCAATTTAAAGGCAATCAATAAAGAAGGTTCATTTTCAATCAGAaatttaattgataaattttgtaGCAATCTTAGAGCTTTGGAGGCATTAGAACAACCAGTCGAACATTGGGATGCCCTTCtcaaatatattcttttggaaaaATTAGATTCTGCTCTGTGA